GTACGTACACCACGGAGGGCTCGACCACGACGGCCACGCCGACCACCGTGGAGTGGGAGGCCGAGTCGTACGACATGGGCGGCCACGACACGTACATGCACAAGGAGATCTCCGAGCAGGCCGACGCCGTGGACCGCGTCCTGCGCGGCCGGATCGACGACCGGTTCTCCACCGTGCACCTGGGCGGCCTCAACCTGGACGCCCGCGAGGCGCGCGGGGTGCGCCGGATCAAGATCCTCGGCTGCGGCACCTCGTACCACGCGGGCCAGATCGGCGCCCAGCTGATCGAGGAGCTGGCCCGCATCCCCGCCGACGCCGAGCCGGCCTCCGAGTTCCGCTACCGCAACCCGGTCGTGGACCCCGACACCCTGTACGTCGCGGTCTCCCAGTCGGGCGAGACGTACGACGTCCTGGCGGCCGTCCAGGAGCTGAAGCGCAAGGGCGCCCGGGTCCTCGGCGTCGTCAACGTGGTGGGCTCCGCGATCGCCCGGGAGGCCGACGGCGGTACGTACGTCCACGCGGGGCCGGAGGTCTGCGTGGTCTCCACCAAGTGCTTCACCAACACCGTGGTCGCCTTCGCGCTGCTCGCCCTGCACCTGGGCCGGATCCGTGACCTGTCGGTCGCGGACGGCAAGCGGATCATCGACGGGCTGCGCCGGCTGCCGGACCAGATCAGCGAGATCCTGGCGGGCGAGGACGAGATCAAGCGGCTCGCGGCGGAGTACGCGGACGCCAAGTCGATGATGTTCATCGGCCGGGTGCGCGGCTATCCGGTGGCCCGCGAGGCCTCGCTGAAGCTGAAGGAGGTCTCGTACATCCACGCCGAGGCCTACCCGGCCTCCGAGCTGAAGCACGGCCCGCTCGCGCTGATCGAGCCCGCGATGCCGACCGTGGCGATCGTGCCGGACGACGACCTGCTGGAGAAGAACCGCGCCGCGATGGAGGAGATCAAGGCCCGCAGCGGCCGTATCCTCGCCGTCGCCCACCAGGTGCAGGAGAAGGCCGACCACACCATCGTCGTGCCGAAGAACGAGAACGAGCTGGACCCGATCCTCATGGGCATCCCGCTCCAGCTGTTCGCGTACCACACGGCCCTCGCGATGGGCCGTGACATCGACAAGCCGCGCAACCTGGCGAAGTCCGTGACGGTCGAGTAGACGGCGGTTCGCAGACCTTGGGCCCCGTACCGTCACGAAGACGGTACGGGGCCCAACGCGTGCCGTTCCAGGGCTTTCTGGCGGCGCCTCAGGAATGCGGGCGGCCCTCAGGGAATGACGATGACGGGGCGCTGCGCGCGGCGGGCGAGGCGGCCGGCCACGGACCCGAAGATGCGGCCGACGATGCCGTGCGTGGAGCCCACGACGATCGCGTCGGCGGCGTACTCCCGGCCGACCTCCTCCAGTTCGTGGCAGATGTCGCCACCGCGCTCGACGAGCACCCAGGGCACCTCGGAGAGGTAGTCCGCGCAGGCCAGTTCCAGGCCGAGGACCTCGGTGCGGTGATCGGGGACGTCGACGAAGACGGGGGGCTCGCAGCCCGCCCAGACCGTGGTCGGCAGCCGGTTGGCGACGTGGACGATGATCAGACCGGAGCCGGAGCGTCCGGCCATGCCGATGGCGTAGGCGAGAGCCCGCTCGCTGGACGTGGAGCCGTCGAAACCGACCACGACTCCGTGCCGGAAGGCGGGATCGCACGCATGGCGTGCTTCTTCGACCGTCCGCGGCTCCGACCCTGGGTCGGCTACCGGCTTGCGGTCTTTGGGTTCAGGGATTTCGTGACCGGCCATCGGTGTCTCGGCGAAGAGAGTCCTCGTGAGGAGGGAAACGGTTTCGAGAGGTGCATCAGCTGGTGGTGAAGCTCTGTCCGGGAATCATCTTCCCAACCCCATACCCCCAAGGGTACGGCGTCACTCCTCCACCGCCCAGACCCCCGCAAAAGCGTGCGTGACGCTGGAGGGAGCATGCCCGACCCTGTCTGCGTTGGCAATGCCGGTTGTGTCGTACACGGGCCTCGGAGGGGGCGAACAAGGTCCGCCGTCCTGTTTTTCGCGGCGGCCGGCGACCACCCGGCACACCCGGCGGCGAGGCCCGCACCCGGTCCCTGTTGGCCACACCGTCACCGGGCCACCACCCCGGGGCACGGCGCCGCGACGGGCCCGACGCGACTTCCGTTCGAGCCGGACCCGGCGATCGCGCCCGGACCGGCGGACGGCACGGTCCACCGGACCGCCCCCGGCCGACGCCCCGCCCGCGCCCGAGGCCCGCGATTCTGGGGCACCACGGCCCATCGGTCGGTCACCCGGCCCCGCGGAGCCTCGTCCCCGTCCGCGTCGCCACGGCCCGCCGTATCCGCCCGCGGTGGTCCGAACACGCCATGATTCACGGCGTCGAGGGAGCGCACCGGCGCGGCCGTCAGGCGCCGGTTGTGCGCCCGGCGTGACCGGATACAGCACACACAACCGATGGTTTTCAGCCAACTTCACCTGGGTGCCCAACCCTTCCGCAGATGGCCGGACAGCCCACCGCCCACCAGGCAGGAACGGACCGCGCGGTACGCTTTCACCCGACGCGGACGGGCCACGTTGTCGAAGGGCACTTCCCTGTGCGCTTCGCAGGTGAAACGCTTCGTGATCGAACGCTTCACGCCACGTTTCCTTATCGACATTGAGCTGGTGGGGGAAGGTGTCACGGCGGGACCACGCGACGCAGTAGATTCGATCTTGGAAATCGGAGACTGGGGACACGTGCGACACCGAGGGGAAACGTGCAGGAGCGACAGGCCCGTAAGGACCAGGGAGACGCGAACACCGAGGGGGGCTTAGCGTCATGAGCCAGGACTCCGCCGCCGCGACGGAGGCCGCACGCAAGCTGACCGGGCGGCGACGCCGGGAAGTCGTTGCCGTGCTGCTGTTCAGCGGCGGCCCTATCTTCGAGAGCTCCATCCCGCTCTCCGTTTTCGGAATCGACCGGCAGGACGCGGGAGTTCCCCGCTACCGCCTGCTCGTCTGCGGCGGCGAGGAAGGACCGCTGCGCACCACCGGTGGGCTCGAACTCACCGCGCCGTACGGCCTGGAGGCGATCAGCAGAGCCGGCACCGTGGTGGTGCCCGCCTGGCGGTCGATCACCTCGCCGCCGCCCGCCGAGGCACTGGACGCGCTGCGGCGCGCCCACGAGGAGGGCGCCCGCATCGTCGGTCTGTGCACGGGAGCCTTCGTGCTCGCGGCCGCCGGCCTGCTGGACGGCCGGCCGGCCACCACACACTGGATGTACGCACCGACGCTGGCCAAGCGCTATCCGTCGGTGCACGTCGATCCGCGCGAGCTGTTCGTGGACGACGGTGATGTGCTCACCTCCGCCGGCACGGCCGCCGGGATCGATCTCTGCCTCCATATAGTCCGCACCGATCACGGCACGGAAGCCGCGGGGGCACTCGCCCGCCGGCTCGTCGTGCCGCCGCGGCGCAGTGGCGGGCAGGAGCGCTACCTGGACAGGTCTTTACCGGAGGAGATCGGCTCCGACCCGCTCGCCGAGGTCGTGGCCTGGGCCCTGGAGCATCTGCACGAGCAGTTCGACGTGGAGACGCTCGCCGCGCGCGCCTACATGAGCAGGCGGACCTTCGACCGCAGGTTCCGTTCGCTCACCGGCAGCGCACCGCTGCAGTGGCTGATCACCCAGCGGGTGCTGCAGGCGCAGCGGCTGCTGGAGACCTCCGACTACTCGGTCGACGAGGTCGCCGGCCGCTGCGGCTTCCGCTCCCCGGTCGCGCTGCGCGGGCACTTCCGCCGCCAGCTCGGCTCCTCCCCCGCCGCGTACCGGGCCGCCTATCGGGCCCGCCGTCCGCAGGGGGTGGCGGAGAGCGCCGCGACGGTGGTCGAGACGATGGTGCCCAGCCAGGGGCCACCGTCCGGACGCCGGGGCTCGCCCCTGTCCTCCTCGGCCGTCGCCATGGCGGCGTCGGTGGGGTCCGGGGAGCTGTCCCTGCCGGGCCCTGACGCGTACGTTCCCGGACGCCCGGCTCTGCCGGGACAGCGGAGTGCCCCGTAGGGTGGGGCGCATGAACGACCGCATGGTGTGGATCGACTGCGAGATGACCGGGCTCTCGTTGACGGACGACGCACTCATCGAGGTGGCCGCCCTGGTCACCGACTCGGAGTTGAACGTGCTCGGCGAAGGGGTGGACATCGTGATCCGCCCGCCGGACGCGGCCCTGGAGACCATGCCCGAGGTGGTGCGGCAGATGCACACCGCCTCGGGCCTCCTCGACGAGCTGGCCGGGGGCACCACCCTGGCGGAGGCCGAGGAGCAGGTCCTGGCCTATGTCCGTGAGCATGTGAAGGAGCCCGGCAAGGCCCCGCTCTGCGGAAACTCGGTCGGCACCGACCGGGGGTTCCTGGCGCGGGACATGCGGGAGCTGGAGGGCTACCTCCACTACCGGATCGTGGACGTGTCCTCGGTCAAGGAGCTGGCCCGGCGCTGGTATCCCCGGGCGTACTTCAACAGCCCGGCCAAGAACGGCAACCACCGGGCGCTGGCGGACATCCGTGACTCCATCACGGAGCTCCGCTACTACCGGGAGGCGGTCTTCGTGCCGCAGCCCGGCCCGGACTCCGAGCGCGCCAAGGAGATCGCGGCGCGTTTGTCGGCCCCGGCCGCACCGTAGGAACCCGCTGGTCACGGGCGCGCGAGCGCCCGTGGACCGGCCCCGGGAAACGGGGGCGCGAGCACCCTCCCGGACCCTGTACACTTTTTCTCGGCCGGTCGGAAACGACCGGGCGACATGGTGGGTATAGCTCAGCTGGCAGAGCACCTGGTTGTGGTCCAGGATGTCGCGGGTTCAAGTCCCGTTACTCACCCTGAGGGAAGGGCCCCGGTCTTCGGACCGGGGCCCTTCTTCATGCCTGCGGGCCTGCTGCGGGGCGGTGTGCCGCCCGTCACTCAGAAGGTGACGTCGGAGCAGGCGTAGAAGGCGTTGCCGGTGTCCGCGATGGTCCAGACGCCGAGGATCAGGTGCTTGCCCGACTTCTGCGGCAGGTTGCCCGCGTGCGTGACCGTCGCTCCCGGCTGCCGCCCGCCGAAGGGCACGGTGAGGAACGGCTGCGGGTCCAGGTCGGCCCGGGTCAGGGGCTTCGCCGGGTCGTAGCCGTCCTTGGTGACGTAGTACCGGAAGTCGGTCGTGGCGTGCCGGGCGGTGATCCGCCAGCGGAAGGTGTGGCTCGCCCCGGCGGTCACCGCGGAGGCGGGCCAGGCTCCGCCGCGCGGGTCGTCCAGCTCGGCGAACCGCTGGTTGCCCCCGGCGCAGATCAGGCCGTCGCGGGGACCGCGCGCCGGGAAGCCCTTGAGGCCTTCGACGCTCGGCGGCTCCCACTGGATCTGCCCGCAGTTGCGGACGGTGCCGTTGCCGCAGAGCTGCTGCCTGCTGACCGGCGAGTCGGTGTACCCGTGGCTCTGCGCGCTGCCGGAGGTGGCCAGCAGGGAGGCTCCGGCGATGCCGAGGCCGAGGAGTAAGGAGGTGATCTTTCTGCGCATGTGGTGCTCCTGGGGTGAGGGGTGGAGCTTGCGGACAGACGGACCGGGCGCGGCGGCTCACCGCATCCTGGTCTAGACCAAGACGGAGGCTAGTCCTGTCTTTTGGTCATGTCCATACCACTGAAAGACCCCGGCCCGAGGACCGGGGCCGACCTGTCCGCTCCGGACCCGCCCGTCAGCGCGCCGGCCCCGGAGCGCCCGGGGCCGCTCCGGCCCGACCGCCCTCACGACGAGTCGCGGACCACCAGCTCGGTGGGCAGCACCAGCGAAGGGCGCTCGTCGCCCGGGGCCCGGCCCGCGATCTCGTCCAGGAGGAGCTGCGTCATGCGGCGGCCCATCTCCTCGATGGGCTGGCGGACGCTGGTGAGGGCCGGGTGCATGTGACGGGCGACCACCGAGTCGTCGAAGCCGATCAGGGCCACGTCCTCGGGGATGCGGCGGTCCGCCTCGCGCAGGACCTGGCGGGCGCCGGCGGCCATCACGTCGGAGGCGACGAAGACCGCGTCGAGGCCGGGGCGGCGGGCCAGGAGGTCGCGCATGGCCCGCGCACCGCCCTCCTCGGTGAAGTCGGCGGGGGCGATGAGGCGCTCGTCGGGGGCCAGGCCCGCGGCGGAGACCGCCGCGCGGTAGCCGTCCAGGCGGCGCTGGGCGCCGTAGACCTCCAGGCGGCCGGTGATCGTGGCCACCTGGCGGCGGCCCCGGGAGACCAGGTGCTCGACGGCGGCCCGCGCACCCCCGAAGTTGTCCGAGTCGACCGAGGGCAGCGTCTCGGCCGCGTGCCGGGCACCGCTGATCACACAGGGCATGCCCAGCTGCTCCAGCAGCTCCGGCAGCGGGTCGTCGGCGTGCACGGCGACCAGGAGGACCCCGTCGACGCGGTGGGCGGTGAGGTACTGGGCGAGCCGGCGGCGCTCACGGTCGTTGCCCACGAGGGTGAGGAGCAGCTGCATCTCGGTGTCGGCCAGGGCCGCGCCGACGCCGCGCACGATCGCGGAGAAGTACGGCTCGGCGAAGAAGCGGGTCTCCGGCTCGGGCACCACCAGCGCGATGGCGTCGGTGCGGTTGCCCGCCAGGGCGCGGGCCGCGCGGTTGGGGACGTACCCCAGCTCCACCACGGCCGCCTCGACGGCCTGCCGGGTCGCCTCGCTGACCCGGGGCGAGCCGTTGATGACCCGCGAGGCGGTGCCCCGGCCGACCCCGGCCCGTGCCGCCACCTCTTCGAGCGTGGGCCGCCCGCCGCTCCGTACTCGCGCTGCCGCCATGGCCGCCTCCCCGTTCCCGGTCAATTTCTCACAGCCGTACAGTCAATCCAAGTCCTGGACCGATCACCCCGACGAGCGTACGGACAGTGTATTGGGAGCGCTCCCAACGACGGGGCGAAAAGCGCGGTGGGCCCGGTCGGGGAGACGACCGGGCCCACCGCCTCGACACCGGGTCAGGCGTCCGGGCCCGCGGCCGGGGGCAGCGCGTGGCGGGCGATCACGTCGCCGTACCAGAGGGCGCTGGACTTCGGCGTACGGCGCTGGGTCGCGTAGTCGACGTACACCGCGCCGAAGCGCTTCGCATAGCCGTAGCCCCACTCGAAGTTGTCCATCAGGGACCAGAGGAAGTAGCCCCGTACGTCCGCCCCGTCCGCCGCCGCCCGGCGTACCGCCTCCAGGTGGCCCCGCAGATAGGCGATCCGCTCCGGGTCGTGGACCCGCCCGTCCGCGTCCGGGGCGTCGTCGAAGGCCGCGCCGTTCTCGGTGACCATCAGCGGCAGGTCCGGGTGCTCGCGCGAGACGTCCATGAGGAGGTCGTAGAGACCCTCCGGCTTGACCGACCAGTTCATCGCGGTGACCGGCCGGCCCTCGGCGAGGTGGAAGGCCACGTGCTCCGAGCCGGGCCACGGGGAGTGCTCGCTGCTGCCGTGGCCGTCGTTGCGGGTGTCCCCGGCGCCGGAGACGGGCGTGCTGACGATGGTGGGCGTGTAGTAGTTGACGCCGAGCACGTCGATCGGGGCGGCGATGGCGGCGAGGTCGCCCGGACGGATCAACTCGGCCCAGTTCACCATGCGTTCGGTGTCGGTGAGCAAGTCCTCCGGGTACGCGCCCTTCAGCATCGGCCCGGTGAAGACCCGGTTGCCCACCGCGTCGATCCGGCGGGCCGCGTCCGCGTCCGCCTCGCTGCCGGTCAGCGGGCGCACCTGGTGGAGGTTGAGGGTGACCGAGATCTGCGCGGCAGCGGGGAGGTTGGCGCGCAGCGCCTCGGCCGCCCGGCCGTGGGCGAGGTTGAGGTGGTGGGCGGCCCGCAGCGCGGCGGCCGGTTCGGTGCGGCCGGGGGCGTGGACCCCGGAGCCGTAGCCGAGGAAGGCCGAGCACCAGGGCTCGTTCAGCGTCGTCCACATGCCCACGCGGTCACCCAGGGCGCGGGCCATGATGGCCGCGTAGTCCGCGAACCGTTCGGCCGTCGCACGCTCGGGCCAGCCGCCCGCGTCCTCCAACTCCTGCGGCAGGTCCCAGTGGTAGAGCGTGGCGACGGGCTTGATGCCGGCGGCGAGCAGCTCGTCGACGAGCGACCGGTAGAAGTCGAGACCGCGCTCCACCGCGGGCCCCCGGCCGGTGGGCTGGACGCGGGACCAGGAGACCGAGAAGCGGTACGCCTGGAGCCCGAGGCGCTTCATCAGGGCGACGTCGTCGCGGTAGCGGTGGAAGTGGTCGGCCGCCACGTCCCCGGTGTCCCCGCCGAGGGTCCGGCCGGGCGTGTGGCTGAAGGTGTCCCAGATGGAAGGGGTGCGGCCCATCTCGGCGGCCGCGCCCTCCACCTGGTACGCGGCGGTGGCCGCGCCCCAGAGGAAACCGGTCGGGAAGGGGGCCGTGGCGGCGGGGGCCTGCTGCGGGACCGTGTCAGGTCGGACGGCTGTCATGTGGGAGCGCTCCCTTGAGAAAGTGAGGGGTGAGGGGTGTGAGGAACGAGGACGGGGTGAGGCGGGAGGGACGGGACGCCGTCGGGTAGTGAAGGGTGGCTGGCCCTTCACCGCGCGGCGGTAGGTCGGCCCTCCACCGCGCGGCGGTCGGTCAGCCCTTCACCGCGCCGGACATGATCCCGCCGACGATCTTCTTGCCGAAGACCACGAACACCACCAGCAGCGGCAGCGTGCTGATCAGCGCGCCCGCCATCACGATGGACTGGTCGGGGGTGTAGGAGGCGCTGAGCTGGCCGAGGGCCACCTGAAGGGTCGGGTTCTGCTGGTTGAGGGCGAGGTAGGGCCAGAAGAAGTCGTTCCACGCCTGGACGAAGGTGAGCATCCCGAGCACCATCATCGCGGGGCGGGCCACCGGCAGCACCACGCTCACCACGATGCGGAGGTTGTTCGCGCCGTCGATCCTGGCCGCCTCGATCAGCTCGTACGGCAGCGCCTCGATCAGGTACTGGCGCATGAAGAACACGCCGAACGCGCTCACCAGCGTCGGGAAGATCACCGATTCGAGCTGCCCGCCCCAGCCGAGGCCGGACATCATCATGAACAGCGGGACGACGCTGAGCTGCGGCGGGATGGTGAGGGTGGCGATGACCGCGGTCATCAGCCAGCCCCGGCCCCGGAAGCGCATCTTGGCGAACGCGTAGCCGGCGAGGGTGCAGAAGAAGAGCGTCGCGAGGGTGATCGAGGACGAGACGATGACGCTGTTGAGGATCGCCTTGCCGAGGTTGGCCTGTTCCCAGGCGGTCTCTACGTTCTCCAGCAGCTTTCCGCCCGGCAGGAACGGCGGGGTGGAGGCGAGGACCTCGTCCTGGGTGCGGGAGGCCGCCACCAGGGTCCAGTAGAGCGGCAGCAGCGAGCCGAAACCGACGACGGCGAGCGCGACGTACGCGAACGGGCCGCCCCTCATCTGCTGTCCGGCGCCCATCCGGAAGCGGCTCGGGCGCCGCGGGGCGCTGCCCTTCGGGGCGGGTGCGAGCTTCACGGGGGCGGTGTGCGTAGGGCTGGTCATGGTCATGGAGGCGCTCCCGGTCAGACCGCGGACTTGCGGACGAATCGGCCGATGAACCAGTTGGCCGCGGCGATGATGAGCAGGAGGGCGAGCATCGCCCAGGCGACGGCGGCGGCCGGACCGAGGTGTCCGAGGTTCCAGCCGTAGTTGTAGAGGTAGATGCTGAGCGTCTCGTACTGGTTCTCGTTGCCGCCGGTGGCGCCCAGCGCGCCGCCCTCCAGCAGCAGCGGCTCGCCGAAGAGCTGCATGGAGCCGATGGTGGAGATGACGATGGTGAACAGGATCGTCGGCCGCAGCGAGGGGATGGTGACCTTGCGGAACTGCTGCCAGCGCGAGGCGCCGTCCAACGAGGCGGCCTCGTACAGGTCGTTGGGGACTGCCTGCATCGCCGCGAGGTAGATCAGCGCGTTGTAGCCGGTCCAGCGCCAGATGACGATGACGGAGATGGCGATCTTCGATGTCCAGTGCCCGTTGGACCAGTTGACGTCGTCGAAGCCGACGAGGCCGATGGCCCAGTTCAGCAGTCCGCCGTCGGCCCGGAACACCAGGGCGAAGACGAGGGCGGCCGAGGCGACCGAGGTCGCGTACGGGGTGAGGATGATCGTGCGCCAGAACGTGCTGGCCCGCAGGCGGTAGTTGAGGAGGTGGGCAAGGCCGAGGGCCACCAGGAGCTGCGGGACGGTGGAGATGACGCCGATCAGGAAGGTGTTGCTGACCGAGGTCCAGAACTCGGGGTCGTGCAGGATCTTGTCGAAGTTCTCCCAGCCCACCCACTCCATCGAGTCCAGGCCGGTCATCTCCACCCGGTGCAGGGCGATCCAGCCGGTGTAGAGGAGCGGGTAGAGCCCGAAGGCCCCGAAGACGAGGAAGAACGGGGCGATGTACGCGTACGGGGACGCCTTGTCGTCGAACCGCCACAGCCTGCTGCGCCACAACTGCCGCCGTTCGCTGGGCGGTTCCTTCTGCGGCTGGCGGGGCGGGGGTACGTACGCATCCCGGGTGGGGGTCGAGGTTGCCACGGGCGGGGAGTCCTTCCCTGGGTGCGCCGACGGACGGCCGGGGCGGCTGGAGGGGTGGGCGGGCGGCGGGGCGGGCGGGTGTCGCCCGCCCACCCCGGCTCGGGACCGGCTCGGGCCGGTCCGGTGTCAGGTGCCGGAGGTCAGCCGATGGCCTTGTCGATCGTCCGCACGGCCGCGTCCCAGGCGTCGTCGGGGCTGGTGCCGCGCTGCTCCATGTTGTTGATCTGGGTCGAGATGGAGTCCTTGATCACGCCGTCCTTCGGGCCGAGGACCGCCTCGGGGATGGACTTCGCGCCGTCGGCGTAGATCTGGCCGATGGGGGCGTCGTTGAAGTACGGCAGGGTCGCGTTCTTCACGTCCGGCAGGTCGTAGGCGCCCTGGTTGGACGGGAAGACGCCGATCGCCTTGAAGACGGCGGCCTGCTGCTCGGGGGCGGTCAGCCACTTGACGAGCTTGGTGGCCTCGGCGACGTTCTTCCCGGACTTCGGGACGGCGAGGAAGGAGCCGCCCCAGTTGGCGGAGGTGTCGCCGGGGGCGCTGGTGATGTCCCACTTGCCCTTGTTGGCGTCACCGGCGTAGGTGGAGATCTGGCCGGCCATCCAGGCGGGACAGACGACGGTGGCGACGGTGCTCTTGCGCAGGGCCGCCTGCCACTGGTCCTCGAACTGCGCCAGGCCCTGCGTCAGCTTCTTGGACGCGGCCTCGGCGGCGAGCTTCCAGCCCTTCTCGACGCCGGCGCTCTCCTGGTAGACCGGCTTGCCGCTCGCGTCGTAGTACTGCTCGGGGCTGGAGCTGACCACGGCGTTGAACATGGCGCTCGCGGAGTCCATGAAGTACGTGCCCTCGGGGGCCTTCTTCTTGTACCGCTCACCCAGCGCGAGGAAGTCCTCCCAGCCGCCCTCGGTCAGCTTCGCGACCTCGGCGCGGTCGGTGGGCAGTCCGGCCTTCTCGAACAGCTCACGGTTGTAGCAGAGGGACATGGGGCCGATGTCGGTGCCCGCGCCGATGACCGCGCCGCTGGGGGCGGTGGCCTGCTTCGCCTTCCACGACACCCACTCGTCCACGCCGATCGTCTTGGAGAGGTCGGCGAAGGAGTCCGCCTTGGTGTCGACGATCTCCTTGATCCGGCCGACCTCGATGCCCTGGACGTCGGCGAGGCCGCTGCCGGAGTTCAGCTGCTGGAGGAGCTTGGGGTAGTAGTTCTTCTCCTCGGCGGTGGTGTCCTCCTTGACCGTGATCTTCGGGTTCAGCTCGTGGTACTTCTCGAAGAGCCCGGCCTCCTTGTACCCGAACTGCCCGAAGTCGGCGAGGGTCAGGGTGATGTTCCCGTCCGCGTCGGCTCCCTTGTCCGAGTCGGACGAGCCGCCGCATCCGGTGAGGAGGAGGGCGGTGACCGTGATGCCCGTGGTGGCCACGAAGGCGGTTCTCCTGCGTCGACCGGCAACGCTGCGGGTGATGCGCATTCCACTGCTCCTTGTTCCGGGGTGGTACCGGCGCTGTTCCGCGAGGCAGGGCGGAGGGCGTCGGATCTGGTGCGGGAAGAGGAAGCGCGCGAGACCTTCCCCCAGAGTGGGAGCGCTCCCATGCGCCGTTGCCGGAAGGTTGCTGCCTGAAGGGGGTGGGTGTCAAGAGTTGAAGACGATTCCGTTGCCGAGGGATGTCCGGCGCGTCACCGAGGGGGCGTTGGGCCGCCCTCCCATCGGAAGGTGAACGGGGGCAGGCCGGGCCGGGCGAGCTGCCGGGGCACTCGACCCCTGTTAATTTCTCCTTTATGTACCTTTTGATCATCCAGGTCGCCGACCCCAGCCCCGGTGAGT
The nucleotide sequence above comes from Streptomyces sp. NBC_01116. Encoded proteins:
- a CDS encoding extracellular solute-binding protein gives rise to the protein MRITRSVAGRRRRTAFVATTGITVTALLLTGCGGSSDSDKGADADGNITLTLADFGQFGYKEAGLFEKYHELNPKITVKEDTTAEEKNYYPKLLQQLNSGSGLADVQGIEVGRIKEIVDTKADSFADLSKTIGVDEWVSWKAKQATAPSGAVIGAGTDIGPMSLCYNRELFEKAGLPTDRAEVAKLTEGGWEDFLALGERYKKKAPEGTYFMDSASAMFNAVVSSSPEQYYDASGKPVYQESAGVEKGWKLAAEAASKKLTQGLAQFEDQWQAALRKSTVATVVCPAWMAGQISTYAGDANKGKWDITSAPGDTSANWGGSFLAVPKSGKNVAEATKLVKWLTAPEQQAAVFKAIGVFPSNQGAYDLPDVKNATLPYFNDAPIGQIYADGAKSIPEAVLGPKDGVIKDSISTQINNMEQRGTSPDDAWDAAVRTIDKAIG